In a genomic window of Trichoderma atroviride chromosome 4, complete sequence:
- a CDS encoding uncharacterized protein (TransMembrane:1 (o21-43i)), producing the protein MMVNGTEPVDGGGNDNWVQKFWIWVFIIWFSVNVLLILILWPFRDWSDFL; encoded by the coding sequence ATGATGGTCAACGGCACTGAGCCCGTAGATGGCGGCGGTAATGACAATTGGGTCCAGAAGTTCTGGATCTGGGTCTTCATAATCTGGTTCTCTGTCAATGTCCTCCTTATCCTCATCCTGTGGCCATTTAGAGACTGGTCCGATTTCCTCTAG
- a CDS encoding uncharacterized protein (MEROPS:MER0066916) codes for MMALTVGVLALQGGFVEHLNLLRKAASAVFSQSKSDTSFEAIEVRTAEELARCDALIIPGGESTTISFVAQQSGLLEPLRDFVKVQKKPVWGTCAGLILLSNQANATKKGGQELIGGLNVRVHRNHFGRQIESFEAPLQLPFLADEADPSPFPGVFIRAPVVEEILSKGESEQGPEVEVMAKLPGRINRMKSGVSQAVTKDDSGDIIAVRQGSILGTSFHPELTDDARIHAWWLKQVLRV; via the exons ATGATGGCCCTCACAGTCGGCGTCTTGGCTCTCCAGGGCGGCTTCGTCGAGCACCTCAACCTCCTCCGCAAGGCTGCCAGCGCCGTCTTCTCACAAAGCAAATCCGACACTTCCTTTGAGGCCATTGAGGTGCGCACCGCCGAAGAGCTCGCGCGGTGCGATGCCTTGATCATCCCCGGCGGCGAGAGCACGACCATTTCTTTTGTTGCGCAGCAGTCGGGGCTGTTGGAGCCGCTGCGAGATTTCGTAAA AGTCCAAAAGAAGCCCGTCTGGGGAACCTGCGCcggcctcatcctcctctcaAACCAAGCCAACGCAACCAAAAAGGGTGGCCAGGAACTCATTGGCGGCCTCAATGTCCGCGTACACCGCAACCACTTTGGCCGCCAGATTGAGAGCTTCGAGGCACCGCTTCAGCTGCCCTTCCTCGCTGACGAGGCAGACCCTTCACCGTTCCCGGGTGTCTTTATCCGTGCCCCCGTTGTAGAGGAGATTCTCTCCAAGGGCGAGAGCGAGCAAGGGCCCGAAGTGGAAGTCATGGCCAAGCTACCTGGAAGAATCAACAGGATGAAGTCTGGAGTTTCGCAGGCTGTGACAAAAGATGATTCGGGGGACATCATTGCGGTTCGGCAAGGGTCGATTCTGGGGACGAGCTTTCACCCGGAATTGACGGATGATGCTCGTATTCATGCATGGTGGTTGAAGCAAGTTTTGCGTGTTTAA
- a CDS encoding uncharacterized protein (EggNog:ENOG41), translating to MSAVPSPAGPTQDQAKTTLWMGELEPWMDENFIKGVFLSSAGETVNVKVIRDKNSGNAGYCFVEFPTPDSATKALGLNGQAVPNSQRQFKLNWASGGGLVDRRDDRGPEYSIFVGDLGPEVNEYVLVSLFQARFPSCKSAKIMTDAMSGQSRGYGFVRFSDENDQQRALVEMQGVYCGNRPMRISTATPKNRGNHGFGHGHQGGPMMGGGMPQQQQMWGGVQNFPYGGGGGGGGGGGGNFNPATQMNQFTDPNNTTVFVGGLSGYVTEDELRSFFQGFGEITYVKIPPRQRLRLRPVRPPPRRRDGHQSDAGLPHRQLPRASQLGQISEQLWCGYSLPPCSPSASLHGHAWPCSRRPWSQPIRRPSPLWWSCSWPPGSFRASRSRCSPSV from the exons ATGTCGGCTGTCCCATCTCCCGCTGGTCCTACTCAGGACCAGGCCAAGACTACCCTCTG GATGGGAGAGCTTGAGCCTTGGATGGACGAGAACTTCATCAAGGGCGTCTTCCTATCTTCTGCCGGAGAGACGGTCAACGTCAAGGTCATCCGCGACAAGAACTCTGG CAACGCCGGCTACTGCTTCGTCGAGTTCCCGACTCCCGACTCCGCTACCAAGGCGCTTGGCCTTAACGGACAGGCAGTGCCCAACAGCCAGCGCCAGTTCAAGCTCAACTGGGcctctggcggcggcttggTGGATCGACG CGACGACCGCGGCCCCGAGTACAGCATCTTCGTCGGCGACCTTGGCCCCGAGGTCAACGAATATGTCTTGGTCTCGCTCTTCCAGGCTCGTTTCCCCTCGTGCAAGTCTGCCAAGATCATGACCGACGCCATGTCTGGCCAGAGCCGCGGCTACGGGTTCGTGCGCTTTTCTGATGAAAACGACCAGCAGCGTGCGCTCGTTGAGATGCAGGGAGTCTACTGCGGTAACCGTCCTATGAGGATTTCGACTGCCACTCCCAAGAATCG CGGAAACCACGGCTTCGGTCACGGACACCAAGGAGGTCCTATGATGGGCGGCGGTAtgccccagcagcagcagatgtgGGGTGGAGTGCAAAACTTCCCctacggcggcggcggcggcggtggtggtggtggcggtggtaACTTCAACCCGGCCACGCAGATGAACCAGTTCACTGATCCCAACAACACCACTGTCTTCGTCGGCGGCCTTTCAGGATACGTCACCGAGGACGAGCTGCGATCTTTCTTCCAGGGCTTTGGAGAGATTACATATGTCAAGATCCCCCCCCGGCAAAGGCTGCGGCTTCGTCCAGTTCGTCCACCGCCACGCCGCCGAGATGGCCATCAATCAGATGCAGGGTTACCCCATCGGCAACTCCCGCGTGCGTCTCAGCTGGGGCAGATCTCAGAACAACTCTGGTGTGGGTACTCCCTACCGCCCTGCTCCCCCTCCGCCTCACTACATGGGCATGCCTGGCCCTGCTCACGGCGGCCCTGGTCCCAGCCCATACGGCGGCCCTCACCACTTTGGTGGTCCTGCTCCTGGCCCCCAGGGTCCTTCAGGGCCTCCAGGTCCCGCTGTTCCCCCTCAG tttga
- a CDS encoding uncharacterized protein (EggNog:ENOG41) produces MDGRSTNALTTLCSTVAQRAIAIVHEVQLLTEPLGAGLDRLEALLELKNSLEALKLQASQLDASLAASIVSMAAHDAFKQHLTNCDRIMAVLYKQVLRLQADNIETMNSEFLATYDQTVKANSQLLTGFLQVVAAGNAQQQEASLGLLRSSGIITQVERASEASAAQRSILLDPIESSSASGSGSSSNPPPAQPASAIAQPPPYTAEIEPPSSSSSSPEPAKPSWGQSLKNSFKALAVAFKPKPEPFVTALCQAATIGDIQQIAGFLTQGANINGRNENNKTALQCAILNDQEDASRLLLASGASISGSGWSDIPPLFLAASVGSLNTAKMLIEKGASIDEKSEWGESYFVGVVSSGDMEGIRFLLKQGCSAKTENISGEAVIVKAVQGGNMKLVELLLEFGASLTSTDLSGRSLLAVALDKKNHEMAELLLKMDAKPNDSTIYGNPLLADEISNRRIKTAKMLLDWGADPNTTNWYSQPVLLIAIRDSKMSQEDKIDIVRHLLAKGAKADVYDSSTEAPAIRFAMESGLPELVSLLLRHGAKTTDQMSNGDSLLKYAIDQGRRDLVETLLLYGADPDYTPAKNGIKPVKPLVQALVKQDFEMIRLLREAGADTSVPEVRDVARALGKTEVYEALGIRHMPPPADGSPPTYNMATKN; encoded by the exons ATGGATGGCCGCTCTACCAATGCTCTGACAACTCTGTGCTCCACGGTAGCGCAGCGGGCAATTGCCATCGTCCATGAGGTGCAGCTCCTGACTGAGCCGCTGGGCGCAGGCCTGGACAGGCTCGAAGCGCTATTGGAATTGAAGAATTCGCTGGAGGCGCTCAAGCTCCAGGCATCTCAGCTGGATGCTTCTCTCGCTGCCTCTATTGTCTCAATGGCAGCACACGATGCCTTCAAGCAGCATCTCACAAACTGCGATAGAATCATGGCAGTCTTGTACAAGCAGGTACTGCGCCTGCAGGCAGACAACATCGAGACCATGAACAGTGAATTTTTGGCAACGTATGACCAGACTGTCAAAGCAAACAGCCAGCTTTTGACAGGCTTTCTTCAAGTTGTTGCAGC AGGAAAtgcacagcagcaagaagccAGCCTCGGCCTGTTGCGCTCCAGCGGCATCATCACACAAGTCGAGCGCGCATCAGAAGCATCAGCGGCGCAAAGAAGCATCCTACTCGATCCAATTGAATCGTCATCCGCATCAGGAAGCGGCAGCTCTTCCAATCCGCCACCAGCCCAACCAGCCAGCGCAATTGCCCAGCCTCCGCCTTATACCGCCGAGATCGAGCcaccgtcatcatcatcctcaagTCCTGAGCCCGCAAAGCCATCGTGGGGACAATCCCTGAAAAACTCATTCAAAGCTCTAGCCGTGGCTTTCAAGCCAAAGCCAGAGCCCTTTGTAACCGCGTTGTGTCAAGCCGCGACCATTGGCGACATTCAGCAGATAGCAGGTTTCCTCACCCAAGGAGCAAACATCAATGGGCGCAACGAAAACAACAAGACTGCCCTGCAGTGCGCCATCTTGAACGACCAAGAAGACGCTTCTCGCTTGCTTCTCGCATCAGGAGCGAGCATTTCTGGCTCCGGGTGGTCTGATATCCCGCCACTCTTCCTCGCAGCGTCTGTAGGCAGCCTCAACACTGCCAAGATGCTCATCGAAAAAGGAGCAAGCATTGACGAAAAGTCCGAATGGGGGGAGTCATACTTTGTCGGCGTGGTTTCTTCCGGCGACATGGAAGGCATCCGCTTCCTTCTCAAGCAAGGCTGCAGCGcaaaaacagaaaacatCAGTGGCGAGGCGGTTATTGTAAAGGCAGTGCAAGGAGGGAATATGAAGCTCGTGGAGCTGCTTTTGGAATTCGGCGCCAGTCTCACCTCTACCGACCTTTCCGGTCGCAGCTTGTTAGCCGTGGCCCTCGACAAGAAGAATCACGAAATGGCAGAGCTGCTCCTGAAAATGGATGCCAAGCCCAACGACTCAACCATCTATGGTAACCCTTTGCTGGCCGACGAGATAAGCAACCGAAGAATAaagacggccaagatgctgcttgACTGGGGCGCAGATCCCAACACTACGAACTGGTACTCGCAGCCAGTCCTCCTCATAGCCATCAGAGACTCCAAAATGTCACAAGAAGACAAGATCGACATTGTGCGTCACCTCCTTGCCAAGGGCGCAAAAGCAGACGTTTACGATTCTTCCACCGAGGCACCCGCGATCCGCTTCGCCATGGAATCAGGCCTCCCCGAGCTCGTCTCCCTCTTGTTGCGGCACGGAGCCAAGACGACGGATCAAATGTCAAACGGCGACTCGCTCCTGAAATACGCCATCGACCAAGGTAGGAGAGACCTCGTGGAGACGCTGCTCCTCTACGGGGCCGATCCAGATTACACTCCTGCAAAGAATGGCATCAAGCCCGTTAAGCCGCTTGTACAAGCGCTCGTGAAACAAGACTTTGAGATGATTCGCCTGCTTCGCGAGGCTGGTGCGGACACGAGCGTGCCAGAGGTGAGAGACGTGGCAAGGGCATTGGGCAAGACTGAGGTTTACGAAGCGCTTGGTATTCGTCATATGCCGCCTCCAGCAGATGGAAGTCCTCCAACTTATAACATGGCAACGAAAAATTAA
- a CDS encoding uncharacterized protein (EggNog:ENOG41) translates to MSSTPFHFRVENARDEDLPRCMELILEAFGPFPIMKIMGGPKTLENYEFTAGQHLTGFREHAAKYPSVWPAIKCVHTDPATGEEKIIGYAEWFVWDRVRSEEEYMQENHILRMEWIQDEEKRQQCLELIQPEVDMRRKVMKGRPFALLGWMCVDPAYRRRGVASACVKWGMERCAELGIPAYLEASEEGMKTYKSLGWEVYSGEGVEELAFPPMIWWPPSAVRN, encoded by the coding sequence ATGTCATCCACGCCTTTCCATTTCCGTGTCGAAAATGCTCGGGACGAAGACTTGCCGCGATGCATGGAGCTCATCCTCGAAGCGTTTGGGCCGTTTCCTATTATGAAAATCATGGGAGGGCCCAAGACACTAGAGAACTATGAATTTACCGCCGGGCAACACTTGACCGGCTTCAGAGAGCACGCTGCAAAGTATCCCTCTGTGTGGCCGGCCATCAAGTGCGTACACACAGATCCAGCTAcgggagaggagaagattaTTGGCTATGCGGAGTGGTTCGTCTGGGACAGGGTGAGGAGCGAGGAGGAGTACATGCAGGAGAATCACATCTTGCGCATGGAGTGGATAcaggacgaggagaagaggcagcaGTGCCTCGAGCTGATTCAGCCAGAGGTTGATATGCGGAGGAAGGTCATGAAGGGGCGGCCGtttgcgctgctgggctggatgTGCGTTGATCCTGCGTATAGGAGGCGTGGGGTGGCTTCGGCGTGCGTGAAGTGGGGGATGGAGAGGTGTGCTGAGCTGGGGATTCCGGCGTACTTGGAGGCGAGTGAGGAGGGGATGAAGACGTATAAGAGCTTGGGGTGGGAGGTGTATAGTGGCGAGGGGGTTGAGGAGTTGGCGTTTCCGCCGATGATTTGGTGGCCTCCTAGTGCTGTGAGGAATTAG
- a CDS encoding uncharacterized protein (TransMembrane:1 (o31-50i)) produces the protein MGPTCDMRPLSTGAIGFHGLLLQRLSDPSPFALAASGNLSRFALTAFVSLRKLRTKQPPSLCDPPHHSLGSTSLFNSHWAFAIFLDNIRTSVMPKGSTAYVQPRSSLSSSIMLSRDLSILIRGLTSSADAFIHNLLVPSLLET, from the exons ATGGGGCCCACCTG tGATATGCGACCTCTTTCCACAGGAGCTATCG GGTTTCACGGACTTTTACTACAGCGGCTGTCA GATCCCTCACCCTttgctttggcagcctctg GAAACCTCTCACGCTTTGCTTTGACAGCCTTTG TTAGTCTCCGCAAGCTTCGTACCAAGCAACCTCCG AGCCTCTGCgatcctcctcatcattCTCTG GGTTCTACGAGCTTGTTCAACAGTCACTG ggcctttgccatctttcTCGACAATATTCG GACCTCTGTGATGCCGAAGGGCTCAACAGCCTACG TTCAGCCTAGATCTTCACTATCTTCTTCTATCATGCTG TCTCGAGACCTCTCCATTCTGATACGCG GACTGACCAGCTCTGCAGATGCCTTCATCCATAATCTCCTGGTTCCATCTCTATTA GAAACGTAA